From a single Candidatus Methylacidiphilales bacterium genomic region:
- the bamA gene encoding outer membrane protein assembly factor BamA — MRGLLGLLLCLGSSAMLATAAPTATENKTVVRPPSAADESSKKTGPTIKEVEIQFAGPRSVDRSVILSNMRSTVGQPYSLASVEEDVRNLYATGLFVNLRIYDEPLGEGVKVVVVVQPKPIVKQVVVVGNDKISEKAVRKKITSKPGDPLSEQNVATDSRAILSYYNTKGFANAQVEYKIDINEQVGRAVVTYTIKEEAKAFVDLVEFEGNKALESTELRKLFKTRKKNLLSIFNKSGLYIEDQFKEDLKKLREHYQSKGYIDMQVKDVRRSYPEADRINIKIIIFEGIPYKVGALNLAGNQLFTQEQIKGRMAMKESGTFSPQGLDADVKAIRDLYGERGYIDANVTPQRQPNVESGRMDIVYNISEGPQSYVEKIVIQGNNRTKDKVLRRELALNPGDVYDSVAVEASKKRLENLGYFSKVDISPEDTAVEDRKNMVVTVEEQRTGSVTFGAGFSTVDSLLGFVELSQGNFDFANWPNFTGAGQKFRTRLQYGLSRQDALVSWTEPWFMNQKLSFGFDLFYNNAQYLSNDYDQRRYGAAIRLGKALNDFWRVGLRYQAEVIDIYDVSTSLPNLIQNEEGARTKSSVLFNISYDNRDDLFLTRKGEKVEFSAEAAGGPLMGDTKIWKLQLEGSKYYSLPWDLILGFNGATGVADGFDSGDTVPLYDRFFLGGSRSIRGFKYRDVGPKLSKSGGNDVVDINGEPVGGQTMAYGNAEITYPIIDRVRGAIFVDGGINNTDTFDYGLEHFSLGTGVGLRLNLPIGPLRLDLGFPVVKEKELVDGPEVEFHFDVGYQF; from the coding sequence ATGCGGGGCCTCCTGGGCCTCCTTCTTTGCCTGGGCAGTTCGGCGATGTTGGCAACCGCCGCGCCCACCGCGACGGAAAACAAGACGGTGGTCCGTCCGCCTTCTGCTGCGGACGAAAGCAGCAAAAAAACCGGCCCTACCATCAAAGAAGTGGAAATCCAGTTCGCCGGCCCGCGCTCGGTCGATCGCAGTGTCATTCTTTCCAACATGCGTTCCACCGTGGGCCAGCCCTACTCCCTCGCCTCGGTCGAGGAAGATGTCCGCAACCTCTATGCCACCGGTCTTTTCGTCAACCTCCGCATCTATGACGAACCCCTGGGTGAGGGGGTCAAGGTGGTGGTCGTCGTCCAGCCCAAGCCGATCGTCAAGCAGGTGGTGGTGGTCGGCAACGACAAGATTTCCGAAAAGGCCGTCCGTAAGAAAATCACCAGCAAGCCGGGCGATCCCCTGAGTGAACAGAACGTGGCCACCGACTCGCGGGCCATCCTCTCCTATTACAACACCAAGGGCTTCGCCAATGCCCAGGTCGAATACAAGATCGACATCAACGAGCAGGTTGGCCGCGCCGTGGTCACCTACACCATCAAGGAAGAAGCCAAGGCCTTTGTGGACTTGGTTGAATTCGAGGGAAACAAGGCACTCGAAAGCACCGAACTGCGCAAACTCTTCAAAACCCGCAAGAAGAACCTCCTGTCCATTTTCAACAAATCCGGCCTTTATATCGAGGACCAGTTCAAGGAGGACCTCAAAAAGCTCCGCGAACACTACCAGTCGAAGGGATACATCGACATGCAGGTCAAGGATGTCCGCCGCTCCTATCCGGAAGCGGACCGCATCAACATCAAGATCATCATTTTTGAAGGCATCCCCTACAAGGTCGGTGCCCTCAATCTGGCCGGCAACCAGTTGTTCACCCAGGAACAAATCAAGGGCCGTATGGCCATGAAGGAAAGCGGCACCTTTTCCCCCCAAGGTCTGGATGCCGATGTCAAAGCCATCCGCGACCTCTACGGCGAGCGCGGTTACATCGACGCCAACGTCACACCCCAGCGCCAACCCAATGTGGAAAGCGGGCGCATGGACATCGTTTACAACATTTCCGAGGGGCCGCAGTCCTACGTGGAAAAAATCGTCATCCAGGGCAACAACCGCACCAAAGACAAAGTCCTGCGGCGCGAACTGGCCCTCAACCCCGGGGATGTCTACGACTCCGTGGCCGTCGAGGCGAGCAAGAAGCGCCTGGAAAACCTGGGCTACTTTTCCAAGGTCGACATCAGCCCCGAAGACACCGCTGTGGAAGACCGCAAGAACATGGTCGTGACCGTGGAAGAACAACGAACGGGCTCGGTCACCTTCGGGGCGGGATTCAGCACGGTGGACAGCCTGCTGGGATTCGTGGAACTGAGCCAGGGGAATTTCGACTTCGCCAACTGGCCCAACTTCACCGGCGCCGGCCAGAAGTTCCGCACCCGCCTGCAATACGGTCTCAGCCGCCAGGACGCACTGGTCAGTTGGACCGAGCCCTGGTTCATGAACCAGAAGCTCTCCTTCGGCTTCGACCTCTTCTACAACAATGCCCAGTACCTGAGCAACGACTATGACCAGCGCCGCTATGGTGCCGCCATCCGCCTCGGGAAGGCCCTGAATGATTTCTGGAGGGTGGGTCTTCGCTACCAGGCCGAGGTGATCGACATTTACGATGTCAGCACGAGCCTGCCGAACCTGATCCAGAACGAGGAGGGAGCACGAACCAAGAGTTCCGTTCTCTTCAACATCTCCTACGACAACCGCGACGACCTGTTCCTGACCCGCAAGGGTGAGAAAGTCGAGTTCAGCGCGGAAGCCGCGGGAGGCCCGCTCATGGGCGACACCAAAATTTGGAAACTGCAGCTGGAGGGTAGCAAGTATTACAGCCTTCCTTGGGACTTGATCCTCGGATTCAACGGGGCCACCGGCGTCGCCGATGGATTTGATAGCGGGGACACTGTCCCGCTTTATGACCGTTTCTTCCTCGGCGGTTCGCGCTCCATCCGGGGCTTCAAATACCGGGACGTCGGGCCCAAACTTTCCAAATCTGGTGGGAATGATGTGGTCGACATCAATGGGGAACCCGTCGGCGGCCAGACCATGGCCTATGGGAATGCTGAAATCACCTATCCCATCATCGACCGGGTCCGCGGGGCCATTTTTGTCGACGGCGGGATCAACAACACCGACACATTCGACTACGGGCTCGAACACTTCTCCCTCGGCACCGGGGTCGGCCTCCGGCTCAACCTGCCCATCGGTCCCTTGCGGTTGGACCTCGGCTTCCCGGTGGTGAAAGAAAAAGAACTCGTTGACGGGCCCGAAGTCGAATTCCACTTTGACGTCGGCTACCAATTCTAA
- the rplI gene encoding 50S ribosomal protein L9: protein MALEVILKKPVYGLGAEADLVKVKPGYARNFLIPRGLAVTASDASKKVVEGLKRQRAEREARELNEAQEIATALNKLTLTFPMEANESGKVFGAVTSQDISERLATLGHTIDKKKIATKPLKEEGEHEVQVSFGHGVQARLKVVVQVNRPAAVEEEAPAKKKRPLKAKAEKSE, encoded by the coding sequence ATGGCACTCGAAGTCATCCTCAAAAAACCCGTCTACGGCCTTGGTGCCGAAGCCGATCTGGTCAAAGTCAAACCCGGCTACGCCCGCAATTTCCTCATCCCCCGCGGCTTGGCTGTCACCGCCTCCGACGCTTCCAAGAAAGTCGTCGAAGGTCTCAAACGCCAGCGTGCCGAACGCGAGGCCCGCGAACTCAACGAAGCGCAGGAAATCGCCACCGCTCTCAACAAGCTCACACTGACCTTCCCGATGGAAGCCAATGAGTCCGGCAAAGTCTTCGGTGCCGTCACCTCCCAGGATATTTCCGAGCGTCTGGCCACCCTCGGCCACACCATCGACAAGAAGAAGATCGCCACCAAGCCCCTCAAAGAAGAGGGCGAACATGAAGTGCAAGTTTCCTTCGGACACGGTGTCCAAGCCCGCCTCAAAGTGGTGGTCCAAGTCAACCGCCCCGCCGCGGTTGAAGAAGAAGCCCCGGCCAAGAAGAAACGCCCGCTCAAGGCCAAAGCGGAAAAGTCGGAGTAA
- the ssb gene encoding single-stranded DNA-binding protein, with protein MASLNRVFLIGNLTRDPEIRHTPKGTAVGDLAMAINMSYRTAEGAEKEEVCYVDIVVWGRQAEICKDYLSKGSPIFVEGRLQLDQWESNQGEKRSRLRVRAERIQFLGRGSGSGGASRTSGDRETASPRHDDAPPARGREPEDFPDTHAADDEIPF; from the coding sequence ATGGCCTCCCTCAACCGAGTCTTCCTCATCGGCAACCTGACGCGCGATCCGGAAATCCGGCACACGCCCAAGGGCACGGCTGTCGGCGACCTCGCCATGGCCATCAACATGTCCTACCGCACCGCCGAGGGCGCGGAAAAAGAGGAAGTCTGCTACGTCGACATCGTTGTCTGGGGACGCCAGGCCGAAATCTGCAAAGACTACCTTTCGAAGGGTTCTCCCATCTTTGTCGAGGGTAGGCTCCAGCTTGACCAATGGGAGAGCAATCAGGGCGAAAAGCGGAGCCGCCTCCGCGTCCGCGCCGAACGCATCCAGTTCCTCGGCCGCGGCTCGGGTTCCGGCGGAGCCTCCCGCACCAGCGGCGATCGCGAAACCGCTTCCCCCCGCCACGATGATGCGCCCCCCGCACGAGGCCGTGAGCCGGAAGACTTCCCCGACACCCATGCCGCGGACGACGAAATTCCCTTCTGA
- a CDS encoding 30S ribosomal protein S6 — protein sequence MKKSYESTYILDLQGKEDGVDHAIADIKSAIEKLGGKFEGTQRMDRRKFERQAGKLDGGYYLGVTFELEPLKLDELRAKFQFDERVYRQHYLVKTRKEAAAA from the coding sequence ATGAAAAAGAGTTACGAAAGCACGTATATCCTGGACCTCCAAGGCAAGGAAGATGGCGTCGACCACGCCATTGCCGACATCAAGTCCGCTATTGAGAAACTCGGCGGAAAATTCGAGGGCACCCAGCGCATGGACCGCCGTAAATTCGAGCGCCAGGCCGGCAAGCTCGACGGGGGTTACTACCTCGGCGTCACCTTCGAACTCGAACCCCTCAAGCTCGACGAACTCCGGGCCAAATTCCAATTCGATGAGCGCGTCTACCGCCAGCATTATCTGGTCAAGACCCGCAAAGAAGCGGCCGCCGCCTGA
- the pth gene encoding aminoacyl-tRNA hydrolase, whose translation MAGLFPLVVGLGNPGAAYRNTRHNVGFAALDRWADKHGAAWKTCRFADALVAQVPEGIWLAKPQSYMNCSGPEVVRMLRWFKLLPGQMIVVVDDVHLPVGRLRLRVSGSEGGHNGLRSVASATGTQAYPRLRCGVGSADPSKDLKDHVLGHFRRDEQETVEKMIARAVDGLGRAQSVGLEAVMNELNGTV comes from the coding sequence TTGGCCGGGCTGTTTCCTTTGGTGGTGGGACTGGGAAATCCTGGTGCCGCTTACCGGAACACCCGGCACAATGTCGGGTTTGCCGCCCTGGATCGTTGGGCGGACAAACACGGGGCGGCCTGGAAGACTTGCCGCTTCGCCGACGCCTTGGTCGCCCAAGTGCCGGAGGGCATCTGGTTGGCCAAGCCCCAGAGTTACATGAATTGTTCGGGTCCGGAAGTTGTCCGGATGCTGCGATGGTTCAAGTTGCTGCCGGGGCAAATGATCGTGGTGGTCGACGATGTCCACCTCCCCGTCGGTCGACTGCGCTTAAGGGTCTCCGGCAGTGAAGGAGGACACAACGGTCTCCGCTCGGTGGCCTCGGCCACCGGCACCCAAGCCTACCCGCGGCTCCGCTGCGGGGTCGGCTCGGCCGATCCCTCCAAAGATTTGAAGGATCACGTCCTGGGCCACTTCAGGCGTGACGAACAAGAAACAGTGGAAAAAATGATCGCGCGGGCGGTCGATGGATTGGGCAGGGCCCAGTCCGTCGGGCTCGAAGCGGTGATGAACGAATTGAACGGAACGGTATGA
- a CDS encoding 50S ribosomal protein L25, protein MAQRIQLKAERRTRTGTLAVKKSRRAGRIPAVLYGRGEPQALELSGVELVRALNAAHSSNVLVDLEIAGEAGARKHLALIKEIQQHPLKDKVLHVDLNEIDPNQKIHAEVNVVEIGECIGVKNGGILDHLIRHLRVECLPQHLPSEIRIDVTSLDIGGAVHVGEIAAPEGVVFTNDASLPVFMVHAPKVEAEPAPGAAAAAPVQPEVIKQKKEEPAEAAKKEK, encoded by the coding sequence ATGGCACAGCGAATCCAACTCAAAGCCGAACGCCGCACGCGGACAGGCACCCTGGCGGTCAAAAAATCCCGCAGAGCCGGGCGCATCCCCGCCGTGCTTTACGGACGTGGCGAACCCCAAGCCCTCGAACTTTCCGGCGTTGAGCTGGTCCGCGCCCTCAACGCGGCCCACTCCAGCAACGTCCTGGTCGATCTCGAGATCGCCGGTGAAGCGGGAGCCCGCAAACACCTCGCCCTCATCAAGGAAATCCAGCAGCACCCCCTCAAGGACAAGGTGCTGCATGTCGACCTGAACGAAATCGACCCCAACCAGAAGATCCACGCCGAAGTCAACGTGGTCGAGATCGGTGAATGCATCGGGGTCAAAAACGGCGGCATTCTGGACCACCTCATCCGCCACCTCCGTGTGGAATGTCTCCCCCAGCATCTTCCCTCGGAAATCCGCATCGATGTCACTTCCCTCGACATCGGTGGCGCCGTCCATGTCGGCGAAATTGCCGCTCCCGAAGGTGTGGTTTTCACCAATGATGCTTCGCTGCCGGTGTTCATGGTCCACGCTCCGAAGGTGGAAGCCGAACCGGCCCCTGGTGCCGCTGCCGCCGCCCCGGTCCAACCCGAAGTGATCAAACAGAAGAAGGAAGAGCCCGCGGAGGCGGCCAAGAAGGAGAAATAA
- a CDS encoding glycosyltransferase family 2 protein — translation MCLSLVVPVHDREATITEEIWALAQAASQCHPDWELVIVDRGSRDRTPEILERLRHHEPRLNLVYQCRMKGYGEALRSGLLHARGEFLVVMDRPGGWVLADMIRWVGDLEVSDLVAGYRRKGPRPAWDLISAWIFRNLLRLPTDCRNAGVWVFRRALLQRVGFTLAGREALWEFAAQAVRQGSVLQTVPVPFFPHPLEAHQPLGPDWRTALQLAWLVLRSRPEPLFTPVHEASTAQLRVAFLAGQDRMPEGRLSLEH, via the coding sequence ATGTGCCTCTCCCTGGTGGTGCCGGTGCACGATCGTGAAGCGACGATCACCGAAGAGATCTGGGCCCTGGCCCAGGCTGCATCCCAGTGCCATCCGGATTGGGAACTGGTCATCGTGGATCGCGGCAGCAGGGACCGGACGCCGGAGATTCTCGAACGCTTGCGCCACCACGAACCCCGGCTGAATCTGGTTTACCAATGCCGTATGAAGGGATACGGGGAGGCCCTGCGGAGTGGATTGCTGCATGCCCGAGGAGAGTTTCTGGTGGTCATGGACCGGCCGGGTGGTTGGGTGTTGGCGGATATGATCCGTTGGGTTGGCGACTTGGAAGTGTCGGATTTGGTGGCCGGCTACCGGCGCAAGGGTCCGCGTCCGGCGTGGGATCTTATTTCCGCATGGATCTTCCGGAACCTGCTGCGATTGCCGACGGATTGTCGGAATGCCGGGGTTTGGGTCTTCCGGCGGGCTTTGCTCCAGCGGGTGGGGTTCACCCTTGCCGGGAGGGAAGCACTCTGGGAATTCGCCGCCCAAGCGGTCAGGCAGGGAAGTGTTCTGCAAACCGTGCCCGTGCCTTTTTTCCCCCATCCCCTGGAGGCCCATCAGCCGCTCGGTCCCGACTGGCGGACCGCCCTCCAACTGGCCTGGCTGGTGCTGCGTTCCCGTCCTGAACCCCTCTTCACCCCCGTTCACGAAGCCTCCACGGCCCAATTACGGGTGGCGTTCTTGGCCGGACAGGACCGGATGCCCGAAGGCCGGCTGAGCTTGGAACATTAA
- a CDS encoding class I adenylate-forming enzyme family protein, translating into MTIIDQILAQADVRPAHAAVVEGGAGGVVERTVDYAAVAGAIARGRARRSVLLGDRCGMVAPQGADFILQGLEVMAAGGCLFPISDRISGATLDLLVQRVKLHHLVVNGEWSARPDPGDVDGADDRAFRALEPAFIRFTSGTTHTNKGVILGHLAVTQRIDAANRGLGIGPDDRVLWLLPMAHHWVVSILLYLAHGATVLVPRGGTVAARALAERQGATVFYAAPQDFAALADVSPGRMALQPRLAVSTASGLTPKLAERVGERLGFTLVQALGMIEVGLPAMNLAHAADKPLSVGRPLPDYRIHLRGSDGDTITGLGPDHVGEILVEGPGLYAAYMDPWRPAPPGAFATGDNGYFDQDGDLFVVGRRHNRILTGGMKFFCEEVEQAVEKHPSVAACRVLARPDDILGEVPVVEVELGSGAAPFSSADLARFLGGSLPPHMIPVEVRVVETIARTPTGKIRRW; encoded by the coding sequence ATGACCATCATCGACCAAATCCTTGCCCAGGCGGATGTTCGTCCGGCCCATGCCGCGGTGGTGGAAGGCGGGGCGGGGGGCGTGGTGGAGCGGACGGTGGATTATGCGGCGGTGGCCGGGGCGATTGCCCGGGGACGGGCGCGGAGGAGCGTCTTACTTGGGGATCGTTGTGGCATGGTGGCCCCCCAAGGGGCGGACTTCATCCTGCAGGGATTGGAAGTCATGGCGGCCGGCGGGTGCCTCTTTCCGATCTCCGACCGGATTTCCGGGGCGACTTTGGATCTTCTGGTGCAAAGGGTCAAACTGCACCACTTGGTGGTGAATGGGGAATGGAGCGCGCGGCCCGATCCGGGGGATGTCGACGGGGCGGACGACCGGGCGTTCCGGGCCCTGGAACCGGCCTTCATCCGGTTCACCTCCGGCACCACCCACACCAACAAGGGGGTCATCCTCGGACACCTCGCCGTCACCCAACGCATTGATGCCGCTAATCGCGGCCTCGGCATCGGGCCGGACGACCGGGTGTTGTGGCTGTTGCCGATGGCCCACCATTGGGTGGTGTCCATCCTGCTCTATCTGGCCCATGGGGCGACCGTGTTGGTGCCCCGCGGAGGGACCGTGGCGGCACGGGCTCTGGCGGAACGGCAGGGGGCCACGGTCTTCTATGCGGCCCCGCAGGACTTTGCCGCCTTGGCGGATGTTTCCCCGGGCCGCATGGCCCTCCAGCCTCGTCTGGCGGTGTCCACGGCTTCGGGATTGACCCCGAAATTGGCGGAACGGGTTGGCGAACGGTTGGGTTTTACCCTGGTGCAGGCCTTGGGGATGATCGAGGTGGGATTGCCGGCGATGAATCTGGCGCATGCCGCCGACAAACCCCTGAGCGTTGGTCGGCCTTTGCCGGATTACCGCATCCACCTGCGGGGGAGCGATGGGGACACAATCACTGGGCTGGGACCCGATCACGTTGGAGAAATCCTTGTTGAGGGACCCGGGTTGTATGCCGCCTACATGGACCCTTGGCGGCCCGCACCACCGGGCGCATTTGCGACGGGTGACAATGGATACTTCGACCAGGACGGGGATCTTTTTGTGGTGGGACGGCGGCACAACCGCATCCTGACGGGCGGGATGAAGTTTTTCTGTGAGGAGGTTGAGCAGGCGGTGGAGAAACATCCATCTGTGGCCGCCTGCCGGGTGTTGGCCCGGCCCGATGATATCTTGGGCGAGGTTCCGGTGGTGGAAGTGGAACTGGGATCCGGCGCGGCCCCTTTTTCTTCCGCCGATTTGGCCCGTTTTTTGGGAGGCAGCCTTCCGCCCCATATGATCCCGGTCGAGGTGCGCGTGGTGGAGACCATCGCCCGTACTCCCACGGGCAAAATCCGCCGTTGGTAG
- a CDS encoding ribose-phosphate pyrophosphokinase, with protein MAASFWKNLQIFTGSANRDLAEKIAHYIGVRVGDATVTAFPDGESFVKFEENVRGNDVFIIQPTCPPTNHHLMELFIMLDAARRASAGRITAVMPFYGYARQDRKDQPRVPITAKLIANLLTAAGAERVLTMDLHAQQIQGFFDIPVDHLYAAPVFYQHLKHKHLENLVVVSPDVGGMKMAAAYSQTLGAGLAIVAKRRINATETKALYVVGEVKDRDVLLVDDMTETAGTLSSAAHTLRDAGARDIYACVSHAILNEKGLERLKSSGIKELITTDSTPQPVNPNLPLTTLSVSELLGEAIKRIHYGESVSSLFDVGNGRKLTL; from the coding sequence ATGGCCGCATCCTTCTGGAAAAACCTGCAAATCTTCACCGGTTCAGCCAATCGTGATTTGGCCGAGAAAATCGCCCACTACATCGGGGTCCGGGTCGGCGATGCCACCGTGACCGCCTTTCCCGACGGTGAGAGTTTTGTCAAATTCGAGGAAAACGTCCGGGGCAACGATGTCTTCATCATCCAGCCCACCTGCCCCCCGACCAATCACCACCTGATGGAGTTGTTCATCATGCTGGACGCCGCCCGGCGGGCCAGCGCCGGTCGCATCACCGCCGTCATGCCCTTCTACGGTTACGCCCGCCAGGACCGCAAGGACCAGCCCCGCGTCCCCATCACGGCCAAACTCATCGCCAACCTCCTCACCGCCGCCGGGGCCGAACGGGTCCTCACCATGGACCTCCACGCCCAACAGATCCAGGGCTTCTTCGACATCCCCGTCGACCACCTCTACGCCGCCCCCGTCTTCTACCAACACCTCAAACACAAACACCTGGAAAACCTCGTCGTGGTATCCCCGGATGTGGGCGGCATGAAAATGGCCGCGGCCTACTCCCAAACCCTCGGCGCCGGACTGGCCATCGTGGCCAAACGCCGCATCAACGCCACCGAGACCAAGGCCCTTTACGTGGTGGGCGAAGTCAAGGATCGCGATGTCCTCCTGGTCGACGACATGACCGAGACCGCCGGCACCCTCAGTTCGGCGGCCCATACCCTCCGGGATGCGGGCGCACGCGACATCTACGCCTGCGTCTCCCACGCCATCCTGAATGAAAAGGGCCTGGAACGGCTCAAATCATCCGGGATCAAAGAACTCATCACCACCGACAGCACCCCGCAGCCGGTCAACCCCAACCTCCCCCTGACCACACTGTCTGTCAGCGAGCTATTGGGCGAGGCCATCAAGCGCATCCATTACGGCGAGTCCGTCTCCTCACTTTTCGATGTCGGCAACGGCCGCAAGCTTACTTTGTAA
- a CDS encoding YdeI/OmpD-associated family protein has protein sequence MPFPSRSHWRQWLQKNHRSADSVWLLYYKKDSGQPSVTYNEAVEEALCFGWIDSTVRPVDADRWSQRFTPRKPKSVWSKWNKSRVEKMTAAGLMTEAGMAAVATARTNGAWTSIDASENGVMPPDLKKALASRPTAKKHFMAFPPSARKYIFEWIYAAKRPETRTRRIEQTVSQAALNLRARG, from the coding sequence ATGCCTTTCCCCAGCCGGAGCCATTGGCGACAATGGCTCCAGAAAAACCACCGCAGTGCCGACAGCGTATGGCTGCTTTATTACAAAAAGGACAGCGGCCAACCGAGTGTGACCTACAACGAGGCGGTCGAGGAAGCCCTCTGCTTCGGATGGATTGACAGCACGGTCCGGCCCGTTGATGCGGATCGTTGGTCGCAACGCTTCACCCCGCGGAAGCCGAAGAGCGTCTGGTCCAAATGGAACAAATCCCGGGTGGAAAAAATGACCGCCGCCGGCCTGATGACAGAAGCCGGGATGGCGGCGGTGGCCACGGCCAGGACCAACGGAGCCTGGACCTCCATCGATGCCAGTGAAAATGGCGTCATGCCGCCCGATTTGAAAAAAGCCCTGGCCTCCAGACCCACAGCAAAAAAACACTTCATGGCCTTCCCGCCTTCTGCCCGGAAATACATCTTCGAATGGATCTACGCCGCCAAGCGCCCGGAAACCCGCACCCGCCGCATCGAACAAACGGTATCCCAGGCCGCGCTCAACCTCCGCGCCCGGGGCTGA
- a CDS encoding deoxyhypusine synthase family protein yields MNKGPISQFITHHYRHFNAAALVDAAKGYEAHLTAGGKMMITLAGAMSTAELGVSLAEMIRQGKVDIISCTGANLEEDLMNLVAHSHYKRIPGYRDLTPQDEWKLLEDGLNRVTDTCIPEEEAFRRLQKHIVELWKAADAKGERCFPHEFMFQMIQSGVLEQYYEIDPKDSWMVAAAERNLPIVVGGWEDSTMGNIFASYVIKNEVKATTMKSGIEYMVWLSDWYRKNSGGKGVGFFQLGGGIAGDFPICVVPMMYQDLEWHDVPFWGYFCQVSDSTTSYGSYSGAVPNEKITWGKLGIDTPKFIVESDATIVAPLIFAYILGW; encoded by the coding sequence ATGAATAAAGGACCGATCAGCCAGTTTATCACCCATCACTACCGCCACTTCAACGCCGCGGCCCTGGTGGACGCCGCCAAAGGGTATGAAGCCCACCTGACCGCTGGTGGAAAGATGATGATCACGCTGGCCGGGGCCATGAGTACCGCCGAACTGGGGGTCTCCCTCGCCGAAATGATCCGCCAGGGCAAGGTCGACATCATTTCCTGCACCGGGGCCAACCTGGAAGAAGACCTGATGAATCTGGTTGCCCACTCGCACTACAAGCGCATTCCGGGTTACCGCGACCTCACCCCGCAGGATGAATGGAAGCTTTTGGAAGACGGATTGAACCGGGTCACGGATACCTGCATTCCCGAGGAAGAGGCCTTCCGCCGCCTGCAGAAACACATCGTGGAACTGTGGAAGGCCGCCGATGCCAAAGGGGAGCGCTGTTTCCCCCACGAATTCATGTTCCAAATGATCCAAAGCGGCGTGCTGGAGCAATACTACGAGATTGATCCCAAAGATTCCTGGATGGTGGCCGCCGCGGAGAGGAATCTCCCCATCGTGGTCGGCGGCTGGGAAGACTCCACCATGGGCAACATCTTTGCCTCCTACGTGATCAAGAACGAGGTCAAGGCCACCACGATGAAAAGCGGGATCGAATACATGGTCTGGCTCTCCGATTGGTATCGTAAAAATTCCGGCGGCAAAGGCGTGGGCTTCTTCCAATTGGGCGGGGGCATCGCGGGGGACTTCCCGATCTGCGTGGTTCCGATGATGTATCAGGATCTGGAATGGCATGACGTGCCGTTCTGGGGGTACTTCTGTCAGGTGAGCGATTCCACCACCAGCTACGGTTCGTATTCCGGGGCGGTGCCGAATGAAAAAATCACCTGGGGCAAACTGGGGATCGACACGCCGAAATTCATCGTCGAATCCGATGCGACCATCGTGGCCCCGTTGATTTTTGCCTACATTTTGGGCTGGTGA